In uncultured Desulfuromonas sp., the genomic stretch CAAAGCGGATGGCGTCCTGCTTGAAATAATCGCCAAACGAGAAATTGCCGAGCATCTCAAAGAAGGTGTGGTGGCGGGCTGTGCGACCGACATTTTCCAGATCGTTGTGTTTGCCGCCGGCACGGACGCATTTCTGCGCCGAGGTAGCGCGTTTGTAGTCGCGGGTTTCCGCGCCGAGGAACAGGTCCTTGAACTGGTTCATCCCGGCATTGGTAAACAGCAGGGTCGGGTCGTTGTGAGGAATCAGAGAGGACGAGGGGACGGCACGGTGCCCGTGCTTTTCAAAATACTGGATAAAGCGGGCGCGAATTTCGTTGGCGGTTAGCATGTCAGTCGATCTGCCTTTCTTTCTCTTTGAGATGGTCCAATATCATGGCAAGGGGAAATCCCCGGCGTTGCAAGTAATTGATGATGCGTCGTTTGTCGCGGTCTTCCAGCGCCGTGAAGTCGAGCTTGGCGTAGCGCCGTTCCACCAGATCCGTCAGCAGTTCCAATTGGTCGTAGTGCTCATGGCAATGTTGGACGGCTTCTGCCGCCAGTGTTTCCGGCAACCCCTCTTTTTTCAGCTCCATCAGTAGCCGTGGGCCGACAGCGCGCCCCTGACGCATCAGTTGTGTGGCGCGTTCCACGGCAAATCGGGGATCGTTAATATAGCCGAGTTCGCGGCAGCGTTGCAATGCCTGTTCGATATCGTCATCCGCACAGCCGCGTTGCTGCAGGCGGCGGCGCAGGTCTGTTTCACAGCGGGCACGGCGGGTTAACCAGCGCAGACACAAGGCATAGGCGTTGGGCGCGGTCACGAGTTGTTGTTTTCTCCCTCTTCCTCGTTCTCGCCATTAAATTGATCCCAGGACAGGTCGGAGGTTGAAGAGATACCGGAGACTTTGAGTTTGAAGTCGTCCGGGTTGGAGCTTTGGCGCAATGCTTCCTCAAAGGAGATGAGCTTTTTATGCATCAGGCTCATCAGCGACTGGTCAAAGGTCTGCATGCCGTAGGAGTCAACCCCTTGCTGAATGGTGTCGCGCAGCAGCTTGGTTTTTTCCTTGTCGTCGATCAGCTCCCGTACGCGGGCTGTCGATACCATGACCTCGACGGCCGGGACCCGGCCTTTGCCGTCGGCGCGAGGTACCAGGCGCTGGGAGATAACGCCTTTAAGAATAGCGGACAGTTGCAGGCGGATCTGGCGTTGTTGATACGGTGGAAAGGCACCGACAATCCGGTTGATACTCTCCTGAGCGTCAACCGTGTGCAGGGTTGACAAAACCAAGTGACCTGTTTCAGCCGCTGTGAGCGCGGTTTCGATGGTTTCATAGTCACGCATCTCACCGACGAGGATGACGTCAGGATCCTGGCGCAGAGCGGATTTGAGGGCATTGGCAAAGGTGTCGGTATCCACCCCGACCTCGCGTTGGTTGATGATGCTTTTCTTATCGCGATGGAGGAACTCGATGGGGTCCTCAATGGTGATAATATGAGCCGTGTGGTTGGCGTTAATGGCATCGATCATGCTGGCCAGGGTGGTTGATTTACCGGAACCGGTGGTACCGGTGACCAGAATCAGACCACGGGCTTCGTTGGTCAGTTTTTTGATGACCGGCGGCAGCATCAGTTCTTCGATTGTCTGGACATTAACAGGAATCGTTCTCAGAACCATGGAAATCGAACCACGCTGGGTAAACATGTTGACACGGAAGCGGCCCATACCTTTAACGCCGTAGGACAAGTCCACTTCATGGCTGTCTTCAAATTTTTTGCGTTGGAGCTCGCTCATCATGGCATAGGCCATTTTACGGATATCTTCCGGCGACAGCCTCGGTGCCTTGGGTAGCGGGCGCAACTGACCGTCAATCCGGTAGACCGGTGGCAGGCCGGCTTTGATATGAACGTCCGAGGCATTGGCTTTAATGGCCATGCCGAGAATGTCGTTCAGCTCCATAGACTACTCCTCCGCAGCGGGTTCGTCGATACTGGACAGGCCATACAGTTCAAGAATCTGCTGCTCAATGTCGTTGGCCACTTCCGCATTGTCCTTGAGATACTGTTTGGAGTTTTCGCGGCCCTGGCCAATGCGCTCGTCACCGTAGGAGAACCAGGCACCGCTCTTGTTGACGATATCATTTGCTACGCCCAAATCAACCAGTTCACCCACTTTTGAGATCCCTTCACCGTACATGATGTCAAATTCGGCTTCTTTAAACGGTGGGGCAGTTTTGTTTTTCACCACTTTAACGCGGGTGCGGCTGCCGATCACATCCTGGCCCTGCTTGAGGGTGGCAATCTTACGGATGTCCATACGCACCGAGGAGTAGAATTTCAGCGCGTTACCGCCGGTGGTGGTTTCGGGGTTACCGAACATGACGCCGATCTTCATGCGGATCTGATTGATGAAGATCACACAGCAGTTGGATTTACTGATGGTGGCGGTCAGTTTGCGCAACGCTTGTGACATGAGGCGCGCCTGCAGCCCCATGTGGGAGTCGCCCATTTCACCTTCGATCTCGGCGCGGGGGACCAGGGCGGCAACCGAGTCAACAACCAGCACGTCAATAGCACCGCTGCGCACCAACACCTCGACGATCTCCAACGCCTGTTCGCCGGTGTCAGGTTGCGACACCAGCAGGTCGTCGGCATTAACGCCCAGTTTGCGAGCGTAAGTGATGTCGAGGGCGTGTTCGGCGTCGACAAACGCGGCAATACCGCCTTTTTTTTGCGCTTCGGCGACAATGTGCAGCGCCAGGGTGGTTTTACCGGAAGATTCCGGGCCGTAGACCTCGATGATGCGGCCGCGTGGCACGCCGCCGATCCCCAATGCGATATCCAGGCCGATGGACCCCGTAGAGATGGTGGAGATGTCGCGCATGACGTTGTCTCCCCCCAGTCGCATGATACTGCCTTTGCCGAATTGTTTCTCGATCTGGCCCATAGCCAGATCAATGGCTTGCTTACGGTTGTCAGTCGCCATGGTAATGCGTTCTCCTGTGGGAAAGTGACGGGAAACGGTCTGCCCTGTTAGAAAGCCGGGGAAAACCGGAAGGTTTACGTACAAATCTGAATTTTTACGGATAGCATAGAAAAGGCTCAGTTTTCAACCGTTTCTTGGTCGCGTTTTGCCTTATGTGCCGCTGTTATTCTGGCGGACTGAGCGTGCGGCGCAACCAATCGAGAGCCGTATAAGCGGTTTTGGTGCGCACCTGGTGACGGTCACCGCTGAAATGGCATTCGCGCACCTCCGTATGCTGTGGTGTGGCCAAGGCAATAAACACCGTGCCGCAGGGCTTTTCCAGAGTGCCACCGCCGGGACCGGCAATACCGGTGACGGCGATAGCGTAATCAGTGCGGGCGCGTTGGCGAATGCCCGTAACCATGCCACGCGCGCATTCGCTGCTGACCGCGCCTTTTTCCAACAGCAATTCGTTGGAAATTCCCAGCCAGTCGTGTTTAGCCGAGTTGGCGTAGGTGACTGCACCCCGTTCCAGGTAGGCCGAGCTGCCCGGCAGGTCGGTGAGCAGTTTGGCGATCAGCCCGCCGGTGCAGGATTCGGCCAGCGACAACGTGACATCGGCATCGCACAGCAGCTGATGGACCACTTCGGGCAACGTCTGCTCCCCACTGGCGACCACATGATGTTTGAGCCGGTTGCG encodes the following:
- a CDS encoding regulatory protein RecX, with amino-acid sequence MTAPNAYALCLRWLTRRARCETDLRRRLQQRGCADDDIEQALQRCRELGYINDPRFAVERATQLMRQGRAVGPRLLMELKKEGLPETLAAEAVQHCHEHYDQLELLTDLVERRYAKLDFTALEDRDKRRIINYLQRRGFPLAMILDHLKEKERQID
- a CDS encoding type IV pilus twitching motility protein PilT, producing MELNDILGMAIKANASDVHIKAGLPPVYRIDGQLRPLPKAPRLSPEDIRKMAYAMMSELQRKKFEDSHEVDLSYGVKGMGRFRVNMFTQRGSISMVLRTIPVNVQTIEELMLPPVIKKLTNEARGLILVTGTTGSGKSTTLASMIDAINANHTAHIITIEDPIEFLHRDKKSIINQREVGVDTDTFANALKSALRQDPDVILVGEMRDYETIETALTAAETGHLVLSTLHTVDAQESINRIVGAFPPYQQRQIRLQLSAILKGVISQRLVPRADGKGRVPAVEVMVSTARVRELIDDKEKTKLLRDTIQQGVDSYGMQTFDQSLMSLMHKKLISFEEALRQSSNPDDFKLKVSGISSTSDLSWDQFNGENEEEGENNNS
- the recA gene encoding recombinase RecA, which produces MATDNRKQAIDLAMGQIEKQFGKGSIMRLGGDNVMRDISTISTGSIGLDIALGIGGVPRGRIIEVYGPESSGKTTLALHIVAEAQKKGGIAAFVDAEHALDITYARKLGVNADDLLVSQPDTGEQALEIVEVLVRSGAIDVLVVDSVAALVPRAEIEGEMGDSHMGLQARLMSQALRKLTATISKSNCCVIFINQIRMKIGVMFGNPETTTGGNALKFYSSVRMDIRKIATLKQGQDVIGSRTRVKVVKNKTAPPFKEAEFDIMYGEGISKVGELVDLGVANDIVNKSGAWFSYGDERIGQGRENSKQYLKDNAEVANDIEQQILELYGLSSIDEPAAEE